Proteins encoded within one genomic window of Humulus lupulus chromosome 1, drHumLupu1.1, whole genome shotgun sequence:
- the LOC133790399 gene encoding PLASTID TRANSCRIPTIONALLY ACTIVE protein 6, chloroplastic, producing MGAVTLLFSPPLFSLRPLTATTTTATSNFFYSPPHFKFKLKLNPLSPSPNNNSFVIRADDGDADGGDPDDYDMDDDELEEVDNKKDFDIEYDTLAGATAASATIVVGADEDISMVQSKSFVSTQGWDSEMVVDYRINEDEFHKISLFHCDFFIRKPPDPDNDVYDFREMYVTPPDTDVYAVPRVLAPMPQKYIRCAKSDYGCYNVTEPPIDAPRDPLYKSDREILKVYLTKHYRNRRLGDPEFVLDFEEIYVIDSKTKSITRAKVLVTIPEGRNRDRKNDLLVIRDNGNSFKIVPSNERDDPTTVIEREEWTKTRQDMERHLRKLRDFNVSNWF from the exons ATGGGAGCAGTCACCCTGCTCTTTTCTCCACCACTATTTTCTCTCAGACCCCTCACCGCAACAACAACAACTGCTACCTCTAACTTCTTCTATTCTCCGCCGCATTTTAAGTTCAAGCTCAAACTCAACCCCTTATCTCCGTCGCCAAACAACAATTCTTTCGTCATTCGCGCAGACGATGGTGACGCCGACGGTGGAGACCCCGATGACTACGACATGGACGACGATGAGCTCGAGGAGGTCGACAACAAGAAAGACTTCGACATTGAGTACGACACATTAGCCGGGGCCACCGCAGCATCAGCCACAATCGTCGTTGGCGCGGACGAGGACATTTCCATGGTGCAGAGCAAGAGCTTCGTCTCGACTCAAGGTTGGGACTCGGAAATGGTGGTGGATTACAGGATTAACGAGGATGAGTTCCACAAGATTAGCCTTTTCCATTGTGATTTCTTCATTCGAAAACCCCCAGATCCAGATAACGATGTCTATGATTTCAGAGAG ATGTATGTTACTCCTCCGGACACAGATGTTTATGCAGTTCCCAGGGTTCTCGCTCCAATGCCTCAGAAG TATATTCGGTGTGCTAAGAGTGATTATGGATGCTACAATGTCACAGAACCACCAATTGATGCACCTAGAGATCCATTATATAAAAGTGATAGAGAGATCCTCAAG GTTTATTTGACAAAGCACTACAGAAACCGAAGGTTAGGTGATCCAGAATTTGTGCTGGATTTTGAGGAGATCTATGTTATAGATTCCAAAACAAAATCAATTACCAGAGCAAAAGTTTTG GTCACAATCCCGGAAGGAAGGAACAGAGATAGAAAAAATGACCTTCTTGTtatacgtgataatgggaattcCTTCAAAATAGTTCCTTCG AATGAAAGAGATGACCCTACCACAGTGATAGAGAGGGAAGAGTGGACAAAAACTAGACAAGACATGGAAAGACATCTTAGGAAGCTAAGGGACTTCAATGTTTCAAATTGGTTTTAA